The genomic window TTGAACTTGCGCAGCGCCGCGCGGCCGTCGTCGCCGCCTGGCCGGTGGATCTCGCCGAAGCCGAACGCGTTGTCCGCGAGAACCACTCCTCCTTCGCGAAGGTGGTCGGCGGCCCAGGCGAGATAGCCGGGGTAGCTCACCTTGTCGGCATCGATGAAGACCAGATCGAATGGCGCTTCCGCCTCGATCTCGCGCAACATCTGCAGCGCGGGTCCGATATGGATGTGCGCGCGTGAGGCGACGCGGGCCTTGTGGAACGAATCGGAGGCGACGCGCGCATGTTTTTCCGAATACTCGAACGTGTGCAGGACTCCGTGGACGCCCATCCCCCGGAGCAGGCACACGCCGCTGTAGCCGCCGAGCGTGCCGATCTCGACCGCCTTGAGGGCGCCAATGGCGCGCGCGATGACTTCCAGATGGAGGCCGTCGAATCGGCCCACGGCGATGGGCGGCAGCCCCTCGCGGATGCTGCGCTCGCGAATCTCGCGCAGCACTTCGTCCTCGGGGCGGAAGACTTCCTCGGCCCAGCGCGCGAGCGCGGGGTCGCCTTGGCCGAATCCCTTGTTCTCCGGCGAGTGCGTATCAGGCATGGCGGGGGACAGTACTCCGCCTCCGCCGAGACGTCTCGCCGCGATTACTCGCCATATCGGCGGCGCAACGCCTTCTTGCGGCCCTCGCGCTTCTTCTTTTCGAGCCGCCGCTCTTTCGCTGCCCGCGAAGGCTTCGTCGGACGCCGCGGCGGTGGCCGCCAGGCGCGCCGCGCCAGCTTCTCGCGCAGCCGCGCGAGCGCGATGCGGAGGTTCTGCGTCCTCGATCTTTCGTCCTTCCCTTCGACCCTCACCCCCGAAGGAAGATGGACCAGCCGAATGGCCGTCTCGGTCTTGTTGCGGTGCTGGCCTCCGGGACCGCTCGCGCGATGGGCCTGGACGTCGCACTGCGCGAGCAGCGCGTCGTCCGGCAACAGGTGCCAGCCGCCCGCCTCCAAGGACGCCACCTAGGCCATCTGGTCCTTGGCCGCCGCCTCGATCTGGCGCGCGAGCCGCAGGTCGCGGTCGGTAATGCCGCCCTTGTCGTGGCTGGAGAGCGTGAGCGTCACCTTGTGGAACTGGATGAGGATGTCCGGATGGTGATCGGCGCGGTCGGCCAGCTCCCCGACCGTTCCCGCGAATGCCATCGCCGCCTTGAACCCCTTGAGATCGAACGTCTTCTGCAGCGCGTTGCCCTGCCGTTTCCATCCCGGCAGCTCCGCCAGGGCCCCCTGGATCTCGGTGTCTCCCGCCAGGCCTTTGTCCGCCATGCACGCGTCCTTTCCCCGAAGCTCCGGTCCAACTTAACCGTCATCCGACACTTCCGCAGCATCCCGTATCAGGGAAAGTCCTGTTACAACAGCGCGCATGCCGTTGACCCCCGCGTTCGAGGCCAGCGTCCACGGATCCCGCCGCGACGAGGTGCTCCGCCGCATGCGCGAAATGGCGCCAGGTCCGGCGGTGGCGATCTTTCCGGCAACGCCGGTCGCCACGCGGAACAGCGACGTCGAGCACCCCTACCGCGCCCACAGCGACGTCTACTGGCTGACCGGGTTCGAGGGACCGGAAGCGGTGGTGGTCCTCTCCACGAGCGGCGACAGACCGTTTACGCTCTTCGTCCGCCCCCGCGACAAGGAGAAGGAGATCTGGACGGGGCGGCGCGCGGGAACGGAAGGGGCGATCAAGAGCTTCGGGGCCGACCAGGCGTTCGAAATCGGCAAGCTCGACGAGGAGCTGCCGAAGCTGCTCGGTTCGGCGCGCACGCTCTTCTATCGCCTCGGTGGAGACGACCCCCAGTTCGACGCTCTCATCGCCAGGATGCTGCGCACGCTGCGCGCTCGCGCGCGCGCCGGAGTGAACGCTCCGCCGCGCATCGAGGATCCCGGCGAGATCGTCCACGAGCTGCGGCTGCGGAAGGAACCGCGGGAGCTGGACGCGCTCCGTAAAGCGGTCGAGCTGACGCGCAAAGGCCATGTCGCCTCGATGAAGACGGGGCGTCCGGGGATGCACGAGTACGACTTGCACGCGCTGCTCGAGCGTGAATTCCGCCAGGCCGGCGGCCGCGGCTGGGGCTATTACCCGATCGTGGCGGCGGGCGAGAACGCCACCGTCCTCCACTACAACGACAACTGCGTGCAGATCCGCGACGGCGATCTGGTACTGATCGACGCCGGCGCCGAGTATGACCTGTATACCGCCGACGTGACCCGCACCTTCCCCGCTTCGGGGAGGTTCAGCCCCGCCCAGCGTTCCTGCTACCAGCTCGTGCTCGACGCGGCCGACGCGTGCATCGCGGCGATCCGGCCGGGTGAAACCATCGAGGGCCTGCACCAGAAGGCGGTGCGG from Deltaproteobacteria bacterium includes these protein-coding regions:
- a CDS encoding M24 family metallopeptidase → MPLTPAFEASVHGSRRDEVLRRMREMAPGPAVAIFPATPVATRNSDVEHPYRAHSDVYWLTGFEGPEAVVVLSTSGDRPFTLFVRPRDKEKEIWTGRRAGTEGAIKSFGADQAFEIGKLDEELPKLLGSARTLFYRLGGDDPQFDALIARMLRTLRARARAGVNAPPRIEDPGEIVHELRLRKEPRELDALRKAVELTRKGHVASMKTGRPGMHEYDLHALLEREFRQAGGRGWGYYPIVAAGENATVLHYNDNCVQIRDGDLVLIDAGAEYDLYTADVTRTFPASGRFSPAQRSCYQLVLDAADACIAAIRPGETIEGLHQKAVRILTEGMVKLGLLKGDVDQLIKENAFRRYYMHRTSHWLGLDVHDVGNYSIDGKARPLEPGIVFTIEPGLYVASDDESAPAELRGIGIRIEDDILVTDSGHENLTVSIPRTIKDVEATCVS
- a CDS encoding O-methyltransferase; the encoded protein is MPDTHSPENKGFGQGDPALARWAEEVFRPEDEVLREIRERSIREGLPPIAVGRFDGLHLEVIARAIGALKAVEIGTLGGYSGVCLLRGMGVHGVLHTFEYSEKHARVASDSFHKARVASRAHIHIGPALQMLREIEAEAPFDLVFIDADKVSYPGYLAWAADHLREGGVVLADNAFGFGEIHRPGGDDGRAALRKFNEELARGGRFRATMLPTAEGLAMGVKIR
- a CDS encoding 4a-hydroxytetrahydrobiopterin dehydratase, coding for MADKGLAGDTEIQGALAELPGWKRQGNALQKTFDLKGFKAAMAFAGTVGELADRADHHPDILIQFHKVTLTLSSHDKGGITDRDLRLARQIEAAAKDQMA
- a CDS encoding peptide chain release factor-like protein codes for the protein MASLEAGGWHLLPDDALLAQCDVQAHRASGPGGQHRNKTETAIRLVHLPSGVRVEGKDERSRTQNLRIALARLREKLARRAWRPPPRRPTKPSRAAKERRLEKKKREGRKKALRRRYGE